In the genome of Myxococcus stipitatus, one region contains:
- the rseP gene encoding RIP metalloprotease RseP — MPSLQNLGFFILLLGVLVTVHELGHFLVAKACGVKVLKFSIGFGPKLIGFVKGETEYQIAILPLGGFVKMAGDLPHEELGPDEAKRGFLAQPPWKRGLIVLAGPAFNLIFPVIVYFFVFLGPHQATSTLVGYVEPGMPASSAGLRPGDRVLSVEGVPVRTFEDMRDTFVGRFERPIPIVVERDGKPVTLTVSPIKSTETSPIDTVERGLIGVLPLAKPPMVGVPPGSPAEAAGLRTFDRVLSVNGTHVPDEARLYQELGRHPEGESLKVVVRRMQVVEAGVVKGQASNVVEVTVPRQPGVGLAALGAEPADLYVATVVPGSAADKAGLKQGDRVVSLNGEALPSFRMLDVKLSGAEAKPFSLTWRGVGGEQTQTLSQAPLTAEDSMGQETTKLSLGARGWALLDADVAKADEVTVHLGPGAALKQAAIVVPKIVGQMVKVLAGLVTRDVPLSTVGGPIMMYQLAAKSAEQGLDSFLNLMAIISINLGVMNLLPIPVLDGFALLSAAWEGIRRRPIPVRVREAANMVGLALLILLMLLVFTNDITR; from the coding sequence ATGCCCTCACTTCAGAACCTGGGGTTCTTCATCCTGTTGCTCGGCGTGCTCGTGACGGTGCACGAGCTCGGCCATTTCCTCGTGGCGAAGGCCTGCGGGGTGAAGGTCCTCAAGTTCTCCATCGGCTTCGGGCCGAAGCTCATCGGCTTCGTGAAGGGTGAGACCGAGTACCAGATCGCCATCCTCCCCCTGGGCGGCTTCGTGAAGATGGCCGGCGACCTGCCCCACGAGGAGCTGGGCCCGGATGAAGCCAAGCGAGGTTTCCTGGCGCAGCCCCCCTGGAAGCGCGGACTCATCGTCCTGGCGGGGCCGGCCTTCAACCTCATCTTCCCCGTCATCGTCTATTTCTTCGTGTTCCTGGGGCCGCACCAGGCGACGTCCACCCTGGTGGGGTACGTGGAGCCGGGCATGCCCGCCTCCTCCGCCGGCCTGCGCCCCGGAGACCGGGTGCTGTCCGTGGAAGGGGTGCCCGTGCGCACGTTCGAGGACATGCGCGACACCTTCGTCGGCCGCTTCGAGCGCCCGATTCCCATCGTCGTCGAGCGCGACGGCAAGCCCGTGACGCTCACCGTGTCGCCCATCAAGAGCACGGAGACGTCGCCCATCGACACCGTGGAGCGTGGCCTCATCGGCGTCCTGCCGCTGGCCAAGCCGCCCATGGTGGGCGTGCCCCCGGGCTCCCCGGCCGAGGCCGCGGGCCTGCGCACCTTCGACCGCGTGTTGAGCGTCAACGGCACGCATGTCCCGGACGAGGCCCGGCTGTACCAGGAGCTGGGCCGTCACCCCGAGGGCGAGTCGCTCAAGGTCGTCGTGCGGCGCATGCAGGTCGTCGAGGCCGGCGTGGTGAAGGGGCAGGCGTCGAACGTGGTGGAGGTGACGGTGCCCCGTCAGCCGGGCGTGGGCCTGGCGGCGCTGGGCGCGGAGCCGGCGGACCTGTACGTGGCGACGGTGGTGCCGGGCAGCGCGGCGGACAAGGCCGGCCTGAAGCAGGGCGACCGCGTGGTGTCGCTCAACGGCGAGGCCCTGCCGTCCTTCCGCATGCTGGACGTGAAGCTCAGCGGCGCGGAGGCCAAGCCCTTCTCGCTGACGTGGCGGGGCGTGGGGGGCGAGCAGACGCAGACGCTGTCCCAGGCGCCGCTGACGGCCGAGGACTCGATGGGGCAGGAGACCACGAAGCTGTCGCTGGGCGCGCGCGGGTGGGCGCTCCTGGACGCGGACGTGGCGAAGGCGGACGAGGTGACGGTGCACCTGGGGCCCGGCGCGGCGCTGAAGCAGGCCGCCATCGTCGTCCCGAAGATCGTGGGGCAGATGGTGAAGGTGCTCGCGGGGCTGGTGACGCGCGACGTGCCGCTGAGCACGGTGGGCGGCCCCATCATGATGTACCAGCTCGCCGCCAAGAGCGCCGAGCAGGGGTTGGACTCGTTCCTCAACCTGATGGCCATCATCTCCATCAACCTGGGCGTGATGAACCTCTTGCCCATCCCCGTGCTGGATGGCTTCGCGCTGCTGTCCGCCGCGTGGGAGGGCATCCGCCGCCGCCCCATCCCCGTGCGCGTGCGCGAGGCCGCCAACATGGTGGGCCTGGCGCTGCTCATCCTCCTGATGCTGCTGGTCTTCACCAACGACATCACCCGCTAG
- a CDS encoding phosphatidate cytidylyltransferase: MNDKNRNLVVRIVTALTLLPLVVLLLFLGGVWSAGLLGLAAAACVGEYYLIVQKRLTVAAWVGMAFAAVMPFLPLKDAARTGETAFWLTVVFAFFAWIYHLFKGPLAEAPTRTAHLVNGFLYGAVGLTALSALRLLPDHGLAWVICALTITWANDTAAYFFGRFLGRHKLYPEVSPNKTWEGFYGGMLGSVGGMFIARAFFFPVFTVWDCVLLGVAGGLLGPVGDLCESMLKRAYGVKDSGVLIPGHGGVLDRIDALLFNAPLVFVYVQFVRGWLP, encoded by the coding sequence GTGAACGACAAGAACCGAAACCTCGTCGTGCGCATCGTGACGGCGCTGACGCTCCTGCCGCTCGTGGTGCTGCTCCTCTTCCTCGGCGGCGTGTGGAGCGCGGGCTTGTTGGGCCTCGCCGCGGCCGCGTGCGTGGGGGAGTACTACCTCATCGTGCAGAAGCGGCTGACGGTCGCCGCGTGGGTGGGCATGGCCTTCGCGGCCGTGATGCCCTTCCTTCCCCTCAAGGACGCCGCGCGCACGGGAGAGACGGCCTTCTGGCTCACCGTCGTCTTCGCGTTCTTCGCGTGGATCTACCACCTCTTCAAGGGCCCCCTCGCGGAGGCCCCCACGCGCACCGCCCACCTGGTCAACGGCTTCCTCTATGGCGCCGTGGGCCTCACCGCGCTGTCGGCCCTGCGCCTGCTGCCGGACCACGGCCTCGCGTGGGTCATCTGCGCGCTGACGATCACCTGGGCCAACGACACCGCCGCCTACTTCTTCGGTCGCTTCCTGGGGCGCCACAAGCTCTACCCCGAGGTGAGTCCGAACAAGACGTGGGAGGGGTTCTACGGCGGCATGTTGGGCTCGGTGGGCGGCATGTTCATCGCCCGGGCCTTCTTCTTCCCCGTCTTCACCGTGTGGGACTGCGTGCTCCTGGGCGTCGCCGGAGGGCTCCTGGGCCCGGTGGGCGACCTGTGCGAGTCCATGCTCAAGCGCGCCTATGGCGTGAAGGACTCCGGGGTGCTCATCCCGGGGCACGGCGGCGTGTTGGACCGCATCGACGCGCTGCTCTTCAATGCGCCCTTGGTGTTCGTCTACGTGCAGTTCGTGCGCGGATGGCTGCCGTAG
- the uppS gene encoding polyprenyl diphosphate synthase, whose translation MERPQVVSALEMQVKARPVPRHVGIIMDGNGRWAESRGLERLEGHREGSASVREVTRTARRVGIQALTLYAFSSQNWARPAEEVAGLMDLLRDYLERERPEILDNGIRLNAVGDVGRLPRFVREPLDRLIADSASNTGMVLSLALSYGGREEILHAASRMAEAISRGELSAGRVEESDFESFLWTNGLPPLDLVVRTSGEQRISNFLLWQMAYAELCFSDALWPDFRTEEFLRCVSQYQQRERRFGLTSAQVKREDTPQRAKA comes from the coding sequence ATGGAACGCCCCCAAGTGGTTTCTGCCCTCGAAATGCAGGTCAAGGCTCGGCCCGTGCCGCGCCACGTGGGCATCATCATGGATGGCAACGGTCGGTGGGCGGAGTCGCGGGGTCTGGAGCGACTGGAGGGGCACCGTGAGGGTAGCGCCAGTGTACGCGAAGTCACCCGCACCGCGCGCCGCGTGGGCATCCAGGCGCTGACCCTCTACGCCTTTTCCTCACAGAACTGGGCCCGCCCCGCAGAGGAGGTCGCGGGGCTGATGGACCTGCTGCGCGACTACCTGGAGCGCGAGCGGCCCGAAATCCTGGACAACGGCATCCGGCTCAACGCGGTGGGAGATGTGGGACGTCTGCCGCGCTTCGTGAGGGAGCCGCTGGACCGGCTCATCGCCGATTCGGCGAGCAACACCGGCATGGTGCTGTCGCTGGCGCTGTCCTACGGCGGGCGGGAGGAGATCCTCCACGCCGCCAGCCGGATGGCGGAGGCCATCTCCCGGGGCGAGCTGTCCGCGGGCCGGGTGGAAGAGTCCGACTTCGAGTCCTTTCTCTGGACGAATGGGTTGCCCCCGCTGGACCTGGTGGTCCGCACCAGCGGCGAGCAGCGCATCTCCAACTTCCTCCTCTGGCAGATGGCATACGCGGAGCTGTGCTTCAGCGACGCCCTCTGGCCGGACTTCCGCACCGAAGAGTTTCTCCGCTGCGTGTCCCAGTACCAGCAGCGAGAGCGGCGCTTCGGTCTGACCTCCGCGCAGGTCAAGCGGGAGGACACCCCCCAGCGGGCCAAGGCGTGA
- a CDS encoding SDR family oxidoreductase: MKKPLEGRIALVAGATRGAGRGIATRLGEAGATVYCSGRSVRGQPASGPKRPETLEETAEQVTALGGKGIAVRCDHTVDAQVIALRDRIQQEHGRLDILVNDIWGCDTISEFGVPFWKLNPDHARTMLERAVLTHLITSRYLVPVMLPRNQGLIVEITDGDHFGYRGSLYYDLAKMSVIRLAFSMSRDLRRTGITALAVTPGFLRSEEMLENFGVTEANWRDAAKTEPDFIASESPSYVGRAVAALAADPHVGSKAGRVFSSWALAREYGFTDLDGSTPHWGDHFARAYPGSPYRVADEAAYFTWRDSPIESVRPNWPEE, from the coding sequence ATGAAGAAGCCACTCGAAGGACGCATTGCCCTCGTCGCGGGAGCCACCCGTGGCGCGGGACGAGGCATCGCCACCCGGCTGGGTGAAGCCGGCGCCACCGTCTACTGCTCGGGCCGCAGCGTCCGAGGCCAGCCCGCCTCCGGCCCCAAGCGCCCGGAGACCCTCGAGGAGACCGCCGAGCAGGTCACCGCCCTGGGCGGAAAGGGCATCGCCGTGCGGTGCGACCACACCGTCGACGCGCAGGTCATCGCCCTGCGCGACCGCATCCAACAGGAGCATGGCCGCCTCGACATCCTCGTGAACGACATCTGGGGCTGCGACACCATCTCCGAGTTCGGCGTGCCCTTCTGGAAGCTGAACCCGGACCACGCTCGCACCATGCTGGAGCGCGCGGTGCTCACCCACCTCATCACCAGCCGGTACCTCGTCCCGGTCATGCTCCCCCGGAACCAGGGGCTCATCGTCGAAATCACCGACGGAGACCACTTCGGCTACCGCGGCAGCCTCTACTACGACCTCGCGAAGATGAGCGTCATCCGCCTGGCCTTCTCCATGTCGCGAGACCTGCGCCGCACGGGCATCACCGCCCTCGCCGTGACGCCCGGCTTCCTGCGCTCCGAGGAGATGCTCGAGAACTTCGGCGTCACCGAGGCCAACTGGCGCGACGCCGCGAAGACCGAGCCGGACTTCATCGCCTCCGAATCCCCGTCCTACGTCGGCCGGGCCGTGGCCGCGCTCGCCGCGGACCCCCACGTCGGCTCCAAGGCCGGCCGCGTCTTCAGCTCCTGGGCCCTGGCCCGCGAGTACGGCTTCACCGACCTGGATGGCTCCACGCCCCACTGGGGAGACCACTTCGCCCGCGCCTATCCCGGCAGCCCCTACCGCGTCGCCGACGAGGCCGCCTACTTCACCTGGCGTGACAGCCCCATCGAGAGCGTCCGCCCCAACTGGCCGGAGGAGTGA